In Argiope bruennichi chromosome X1, qqArgBrue1.1, whole genome shotgun sequence, a single window of DNA contains:
- the LOC129959142 gene encoding sterol O-acyltransferase 1-like — protein sequence MYAILKSRTVAMLSVFMLSAIVHEYIVAISLRFIFPPLFTLFYIAGIIFIFMTRRRTSNFWNFFLWFTLLLGYGLLLVFYSLEMSARINCPRILDSWLDYAVPRFLHCNVISFPV from the exons ATGTACGCT attttgaaaagcaGAACTGTTGCTATGTTGTCAGTTTTTATGCTATCTGCAATTGTTCACGAATATATCGTAGCCATTTCTCTCAGATTTATATTCCCTcctttattcacattattttacATAGCTGGTA ttatattcatttttatgactcGAAGAAGAACCTCAAACTTCTGGAACTTTTTCCTTTGGTTTACTTTGTTGCTAGGATATGGACTTTTACTAGTTTTCTACTCTTTGGAAATGTCTGCCAGGATCAACTGCCCGAGGATTTTA GATTCTTGGCTAGACTATGCAGTTCCTCGGTTTCTCCATTGCAATGTGATATCTTTCCCAGTTTAG